From the genome of Pseudomonadota bacterium, one region includes:
- a CDS encoding HEAT repeat domain-containing protein — protein MHILKLSLYITLILLYISSNFVVAGSNQRENPPVKGKEALNGEIEKNSFPIIEMQPDTSICLEACIRRNQMASVGFAVIQEQCRLECNFESTLALLESSNKEDYARGVKALTEMNDNRAVIPLIIALKKDLEERTGLWAWIIPALGSLGDPAATSVLIQTLTINDDYWLGREMSAKALGTIGDPSAIQPLLSAASRADTRDAAIKALVNFQDKRAVNIFLSALDPEEEEQTRKAAIKGLHLLGSIAVPEMIKAFAYFSSEHPETSKRLALCRLLGTSGDERAIKMLQKSVTDPDKIIKQCVEEFLQVQK, from the coding sequence TTGTACATCAGTAGTAATTTTGTTGTTGCTGGAAGTAACCAGCGGGAAAATCCCCCTGTAAAAGGAAAAGAAGCATTAAACGGAGAAATCGAGAAAAACAGTTTTCCAATTATAGAGATGCAACCTGATACTTCAATATGCTTAGAGGCGTGCATAAGGCGCAATCAAATGGCTTCTGTAGGGTTTGCTGTAATTCAGGAACAATGTCGATTAGAGTGCAATTTTGAGAGTACTCTTGCTCTATTGGAATCCTCTAACAAAGAAGATTATGCAAGAGGAGTAAAAGCCTTAACTGAGATGAACGATAATAGGGCGGTGATTCCTCTTATAATAGCTCTGAAGAAGGATTTAGAAGAAAGAACAGGCTTATGGGCATGGATAATTCCAGCACTTGGTTCTTTAGGAGATCCGGCAGCCACCTCAGTGCTAATACAAACATTAACCATAAACGATGATTATTGGCTTGGAAGAGAAATGTCAGCCAAAGCCTTGGGTACCATCGGTGACCCATCAGCTATTCAACCCTTGCTTAGTGCTGCCTCACGGGCAGATACTCGTGATGCAGCCATAAAAGCTTTAGTTAATTTCCAGGATAAACGTGCAGTAAATATATTTTTATCAGCCTTAGATCCAGAGGAAGAGGAGCAAACTCGCAAAGCAGCTATCAAAGGCCTTCACCTTCTGGGATCAATCGCAGTTCCCGAAATGATTAAGGCGTTTGCCTATTTCTCATCGGAACATCCAGAAACATCAAAACGGCTCGCTTTATGCCGCCTACTGGGTACTAGTGGGGATGAGCGAGCAATCAAGATGCTTCAGAAAAGCGTGACTGATCCTGATAAGATAATAAAACAATGTGTAGAAGAATTTCTCCAAGTACAGAAATAG